One region of Sebastes fasciatus isolate fSebFas1 chromosome 1, fSebFas1.pri, whole genome shotgun sequence genomic DNA includes:
- the lhfpl5a gene encoding LHFPL tetraspan subfamily member 5 protein has protein sequence MTSMVTCRPNAKLTTKKLLEHLRSYWIQETKGCSLFNSFTEKRKSRRRTFSSFQTTQETSEEGVAMLPAQEAAKIYHTNYVRNARAVGVLWTVLTITFAIICVVVFIQPYWIGDSVHTPQAGYFGLFHYCIGNALTSELTCKGSAMDFGSIPSGAFKTAMFFVGISMLLVVGSIVCFSLFFFCNAGSVYKICAWMQLASSTCMVIGCMIYPDGWDSDEVKRMCGQRTDKYTLGNCTVRWAYILAIISIMDSLILSFLAFSLGSRQDKLLPEDFQVEGKDNA, from the exons ATGACCTCTATGGTGACATGTAGGCCAAATGCTAAGTTAACTACAAAGAAACTTCTTGAGCATCTACGGTCATACTGGATCCAGGAAACTAAAGGCTGTTCACTCTTTAACAGttttacagaaaaaagaaaatccaggAGAAGGACTTTCTCCTCTTTTCAGACCACCCAGGAGACATCTGAGGAGGGTGTCGCCATGCTCCCAGCTCAAGAGGCCGCCAAAATCTACCACACCAACTACGTGCGTAACGCCCGGGCCGTGGGCGTGCTGTGGACGGTGTTGACCATCACCTTCGCCATCATCTGCGTGGTGGTGTTCATCCAGCCCTACTGGATCGGGGACAGCGTGCACACCCCGCAGGCCGGATACTTCGGCCTCTTCCACTACTGCATCGGGAACGCACTCACCTCGGAGCTCACATGCAAAGGGAGCGCGATGGACTTTGGCTCCATCCCGTCCGGCGCCTTTAAGACGGCCATGTTCTTCGTGGGGATCTccatgctgctggtggtgggCAGCATCGTCTGCTtcagcctcttcttcttctgcaacGCCGGAAGCGTCTACAAGATCTGCGCCTGGATGCAGCTGGCCTCCA GCACCTGCATGGTGATTGGCTGTATGATCTATCCTGACGGATGGGACTCGGACGAGGTGAAGCGCATGTGTGGCCAGCGGACCGACAAGTACACCCTGGGCAACTGCACGGTGCGCTGGGCCTACATCCTGGCCATCATCAGCATCATGGACTCGCTCATCCTCTCCTTCCTGGCCTTCAGCCTGGGCAGCCGGCAGGACAAGCTGCTGCCAGAGGACTTCCAGGTGGAGGGGAAAG ATAATGCCTAG